The genomic stretch ATCAATCCATTTAAAAGATAAAAGGCAATAACAAATACTTTTCTTTTTATACGAGCCTCGCTTTCTACCAGATAAGAGGCAAGAAGGGGGTTTATTCCATTGCGTTGGCGGCCTCCTTCATCCAGTCATAACTCATCGGGCCCACTATTTTTTGTTGGATTATACCCTTTGAATCGATGAAATAGCTGGTCGGAATCGTAAACGCTTGGTACATGGCCGCCACTTCACTTTTCTCATCTAGCAAAACCGGGAAGGTTAACTCATATTTCTCTACAAACTGCTCAACATTTTCTAAAGAAGCTTCAGACTCCGTTAAATTGACGGCTAAAATTTCAACTTCCTCCTGATACCTTTCATAAAACTTCTGCATATCCGGCATTTCAGCCCGGCAAGGCGGACACCAGCTGGCCCAGATATTGAGGATCACTTTCTTCCCTCTCAAATCGGATAAAGCAATCTTCTCACCTGACAAGGTCACAAGTTCGAAATCCGGGGCCACTTCCCCTTTTCCCAGACCTACGCTCTCTCCCTCTGTTTCCCGGACTGGTTGTTCTTCCTGATCAATAGCCACCACCAGTTCATCCAGAGAACCTTCCTTTCTTCCTTGCCCAGAATCTTGATGTTGGCTGTCAGACAAGGTGTCAAAAACCGTCCAGCCAAGGACCAGAAGTAAAATAACACTCACGATGACTTTCTTCACGCTTTATCCCCCCATTTATATCTAAAGCACAAGCCTTCGGTTGTTCTAACCAGCTTGGAAATTATCCCAATCGGGAAAACCAGGTTCCGTCAATTAGTTGGAGGATCCAGCTTGACAGCCGTGCCAATTGGCCGGTGTACAGTAAAATCCCCATCACAATCATCATCGCGCCGCCAATTTTCATAATTAGGGTAGAATATTTCATAATCCATTTTGAGGTGCTGATGTAAAACGAAAGGAGCATAAACGGCAGGGCAAATCCCACAATATAAAAAGATGTATACGTCAATCCTTGCGCAGGATTATTGGCTGCTAATATGAGTATGGCCGCAAAGATCGGCCCAATACACGGGGTCCAGCCGGCCGCAAAGCCCATGCCCACCAAGGTTGTACCCAGATATCCTGCCGGTTTGGTGGCAAATTGAAAACGCCTTTCTTGCATCAGCCAGTCCCATTTCAAAAACCCAATTAAGAACAAACCAATGAGAACAATAAAAATCCCGCTTAACTTCTGAATCAACAGTCCGGAACTTCCCGTCAAAAAACCGCTGATCAACTCTCCTACAAAACTGGCACCAAATCCCAGAGCCATGAAAACAGAAGAGACACCCAGCAGAAAAAAGAGGGAGTGACTCATCACCTTAGCTCTTATTTTGGGACTCTGGTTCTGCTGCAAATCCTGCACGGAGATACCGGTAATGTAAGAGAGATAAACTGGAAATAACGGCAATGTGCACGGTGAGATAAACGAGAGTACACCCGCCCACAAGGCAAGCCATACAGTGATATCGCTGGGATCAACCATGCTAACATCTCCTTTGCGTGATTGGTTAAAGGTTAAAATCGGTGATTCAATAGTATTGTATCTCATTTCAACACTCATGTTGATCCTGTTTGTGCAGATTTTATGAACAGAGAGCCAGCTCCATATCAGTTGGTTCCAGAGAACCGCAGCACAGCCTGAACTGGAAGATGATCGGATGCTTCCCTGTTAATGTTGACAACCTGAACCGCTTCAACACAAAAATGTGAGCTGACAAAGATGTGGTCTATAATATAAACACCAAAAAAACCTCCATAACGGAGGTTAGCAAGGGTTATATATCCGCCAACGGGTGATTTTGAGCGTTAAAATACACCCTCTTTCATTCTCATCAATCTCATGCCGTTGAGAGTAACCAATAGTGTAGCGCCTACATCAGCCAGTATGGCCAGCCATAAAGTTAACCAGCCTGGGATAATCAGCAGCATGGCCACCAGTTTAATCCCAAGAGAAAAGGCTACATTTTGTTTGATAACCTGCAACGCTTTGCGGCTAAGCCGAACAGTAAAAGGCAATTTGCTGATGTCATCGGCCATGAAGACAATATCAGCTGTTTCCATGGCCGTATCTGTTCCCGCTCCGCCCATAGCGATGCCGATGTCAGCTGCAGCAAGAGCTGGAGCATCATTAACCCCGTCTCCTACCATAGCCACTTTGTGGTCATGCTGTTTTAAATGCTTAATTACTCGCAGCTTGTCTTCAGGCAA from Caldalkalibacillus thermarum encodes the following:
- a CDS encoding peroxiredoxin family protein, which translates into the protein MKKVIVSVILLLVLGWTVFDTLSDSQHQDSGQGRKEGSLDELVVAIDQEEQPVRETEGESVGLGKGEVAPDFELVTLSGEKIALSDLRGKKVILNIWASWCPPCRAEMPDMQKFYERYQEEVEILAVNLTESEASLENVEQFVEKYELTFPVLLDEKSEVAAMYQAFTIPTSYFIDSKGIIQQKIVGPMSYDWMKEAANAME
- a CDS encoding cytochrome c biogenesis CcdA family protein encodes the protein MVDPSDITVWLALWAGVLSFISPCTLPLFPVYLSYITGISVQDLQQNQSPKIRAKVMSHSLFFLLGVSSVFMALGFGASFVGELISGFLTGSSGLLIQKLSGIFIVLIGLFLIGFLKWDWLMQERRFQFATKPAGYLGTTLVGMGFAAGWTPCIGPIFAAILILAANNPAQGLTYTSFYIVGFALPFMLLSFYISTSKWIMKYSTLIMKIGGAMMIVMGILLYTGQLARLSSWILQLIDGTWFSRLG